The following coding sequences lie in one Gemmatimonadaceae bacterium genomic window:
- the ilvD gene encoding dihydroxy-acid dehydratase translates to MSDKSHLPSRHATSGPERAPHRAFYYAMGLTAEEIARPLVGVVSSWNEAAPCNIALKRQAEVAKRGVISGGGTPREFTTITVTDGIAMGHAGMKASLVSRETIADSIELTVRGHCYDALVGLAGCDKTLPGMMMAMVRLDVPSVFLYGGSILPGRYQNRDVTVLDVFEAVGSYAAGKCTLEELTALEKVACPGAGSCGGQYTANSMAYVSEAIGLALPGSASPPAEYESRDAYAERAGEAVMRCLRDGLRPRKIVTREALENAAAVVAATGGSTNATLHLPAIANECGIAFDLFDVAEVFKRTPLIADLKPGGKYLAKDVHDIGGAGVVLKALLDGGFLHGDCLTVTGKTLAENLADVVVPGDQKVVMPVSQAISPTGGLVGLRGNLAPDGAVVKVAGLKHRQHRGPARVFDSEDACFEAVMKRDYAAGDVLVIRYEGPAGGPGMREMLSTTSAIYGQGMGETVALITDGRFSGATRGLCIGHVGPEAAVGGPIALLRDGDIIVIDADAGTMDVELSDSELAARRAQWTPRAHDYQSGAIWRYAQMVGPARYGAVVHPGAKAETHVYADA, encoded by the coding sequence ATGAGCGACAAGAGCCACCTCCCCAGCCGTCACGCCACCAGCGGCCCTGAGCGCGCGCCGCATCGCGCCTTCTACTACGCCATGGGGCTCACCGCCGAGGAGATCGCGCGGCCGCTGGTCGGGGTCGTGTCGAGCTGGAACGAGGCCGCCCCCTGCAACATCGCGCTCAAGCGGCAGGCCGAGGTCGCCAAGCGCGGCGTGATCAGCGGCGGGGGCACGCCGCGCGAGTTCACCACGATCACCGTGACCGATGGTATCGCCATGGGGCACGCCGGCATGAAGGCGAGTCTCGTGAGCCGCGAAACGATCGCCGACAGCATCGAACTCACCGTGCGCGGGCACTGCTACGACGCACTCGTGGGGCTGGCCGGTTGTGACAAGACGCTCCCCGGCATGATGATGGCCATGGTGCGCCTCGATGTACCCAGCGTGTTTCTCTATGGCGGCTCGATTCTCCCCGGGCGCTACCAGAATCGCGACGTGACGGTACTCGACGTGTTCGAAGCCGTGGGCTCCTACGCCGCCGGCAAGTGCACGCTCGAGGAGCTCACCGCGCTCGAAAAGGTCGCGTGCCCCGGCGCCGGCTCCTGCGGCGGGCAGTACACCGCCAACAGCATGGCGTATGTGTCCGAGGCGATCGGGCTCGCGTTGCCGGGCTCCGCCAGTCCGCCGGCCGAATACGAGTCGCGCGACGCCTACGCCGAACGCGCCGGGGAAGCGGTGATGCGCTGCCTGCGTGACGGGCTGCGCCCGCGCAAGATCGTGACGCGCGAGGCGCTCGAGAACGCGGCGGCCGTGGTCGCCGCCACGGGCGGCTCCACCAACGCCACGTTGCATCTGCCGGCCATCGCCAACGAGTGCGGCATCGCCTTCGATCTGTTCGATGTCGCCGAGGTGTTCAAGCGCACGCCGCTCATCGCCGACCTCAAGCCGGGCGGGAAGTATCTCGCCAAGGATGTGCATGACATCGGCGGCGCCGGCGTGGTGCTCAAGGCGCTCCTCGACGGCGGGTTCCTGCACGGCGACTGCCTCACGGTGACGGGCAAGACGCTCGCCGAGAATCTCGCCGACGTGGTGGTGCCGGGTGATCAGAAGGTCGTCATGCCCGTCTCGCAGGCCATCTCCCCCACCGGCGGCCTGGTGGGGCTGCGCGGCAACCTCGCGCCCGATGGCGCGGTGGTGAAGGTGGCCGGGCTCAAGCACCGCCAGCATCGCGGCCCGGCGCGCGTCTTCGACAGCGAAGACGCCTGCTTCGAGGCGGTGATGAAGCGCGACTACGCCGCCGGGGACGTGCTCGTCATTCGCTACGAAGGGCCAGCCGGTGGCCCCGGGATGCGCGAAATGCTCTCCACGACCAGCGCCATCTACGGCCAGGGGATGGGCGAGACCGTCGCGCTCATCACCGACGGTCGCTTCAGCGGGGCCACGCGCGGGCTGTGCATCGGTCATGTCGGTCCCGAGGCCGCCGTCGGTGGCCCCATCGCTCTGCTCCGCGACGGGGACATCATCGTGATCGATGCCGACGCCGGCACCATGGACGTGGAGCTGAGCGACAGCGAACTCGCCGCGCGCCGCGCCCAGTGGACGCCCCGCGCCCACGACTATCAGAGCGGGGCCATCTGGCGCTACGCCCAGATGGTGGGGCCGGCCCGCTACGGCGCCGTGGTGCACCCCGGCGCGAAGGCCGAAACCCACGTCTACGCGGACGCCTAG
- a CDS encoding TonB-dependent receptor, with translation MLRLSLRVLACLLALAPFCAPPLAAQSGGAVTVSGKIVDAQSRAPLPYLTVQLLTDRDSAFVAGRLTTASGAFSFAGLRKGRYVLRVRAIGYQPLQQRVVVGELSPFLDLGAVLLEPDARQLAGIKVTADSATPSTEAVQVTVRDNVSQAGGSVLQAMSTLPGVTVSSEGKVLVRGSDKVLVLIDGKQTALTGAAGQSGLDNLPASSVERIELINNPSARYDANASAGIINLVLRKQDQRGVNGRVGLVVGAGALVQRRENLPSVGDPYRFTPKFNPSVAINRREGPTNVFLRADWLYSPTLNKNEFSTRRYTDGTVITQQVRRNRRTDYATINGGLDRALGTANTLNVTGFFNREKILDHGDNPYFAGSLQNRYRLWQFLEDEVKYTGLGTAVFTHRFPEPGHTLTSTAIYSFHREDEKYFFTNTLPTFVGKDAFKLLSDEHITDLNIDYVKPLRQGRLETGFRGRYRSIPVNMRFFPSVNSPIDTGAGGWATYRETIPALYGTYVYESERLEFEGGVRLEDVRVNYEVNPQHNTYRSDGYRYIRPFPTLRVALKRSDRHRLTLAASQRVDRPNEVDIRIFPKYDEPELIKVGNPALQPQFTSTVDLAYRLTRARSSLSLSVFERVVDGTITRIATQVPGSVLLYNVFQNGGNSRTIGTEFSWQRTVSPRLTLGANATVYQQIFDAFTVVNRYPVPSTYTASRQALSSGVAKGNAQWQGPFGFQSQIAAAYYAPDLIPQGRIGRRFGVDIGTKKSVRGGRGEWVLNATDLFGTMPVERTIRGNGFTLTSTDYLETQVVRAGYSWKF, from the coding sequence ATGCTCCGTCTCTCGCTTCGCGTGCTGGCCTGCCTGCTGGCACTCGCTCCGTTCTGTGCGCCACCGCTCGCCGCGCAATCCGGCGGAGCGGTCACCGTTTCCGGCAAGATCGTTGACGCGCAATCGCGCGCACCGCTGCCCTATCTGACGGTACAACTGCTGACCGATCGGGACAGCGCGTTCGTCGCCGGGCGCCTCACCACCGCCTCCGGCGCCTTTTCGTTCGCGGGGCTTCGCAAAGGCCGCTATGTGCTCCGCGTCCGCGCGATCGGCTACCAGCCGCTGCAGCAACGCGTGGTCGTGGGCGAACTCAGCCCGTTTCTCGATCTGGGCGCCGTGCTCCTGGAACCGGACGCCCGGCAGTTGGCGGGTATCAAGGTCACCGCCGATTCCGCCACGCCCTCGACGGAGGCGGTTCAGGTGACCGTTCGCGACAATGTCAGCCAGGCCGGCGGCTCGGTGCTGCAGGCCATGAGTACGCTGCCCGGCGTCACGGTCTCCTCCGAGGGGAAGGTGCTCGTTCGCGGGAGTGACAAGGTCCTGGTGCTGATCGACGGCAAGCAGACCGCGTTGACCGGTGCTGCCGGCCAGAGTGGGCTGGACAACCTGCCCGCGTCGTCGGTGGAGCGCATCGAGCTGATCAACAATCCCTCGGCGCGCTACGATGCGAACGCGAGCGCCGGGATCATCAACCTCGTGTTGCGCAAACAGGACCAGCGGGGTGTGAACGGGCGCGTCGGCCTCGTCGTTGGCGCCGGCGCGCTCGTGCAGCGCCGGGAGAACTTGCCCAGTGTGGGCGATCCGTATCGCTTCACCCCAAAGTTCAATCCGTCGGTGGCGATCAATCGGCGCGAGGGGCCCACGAACGTGTTCCTCCGCGCCGACTGGCTCTACTCGCCCACGTTGAACAAGAACGAGTTCTCGACCCGCCGATACACCGACGGGACGGTGATCACCCAGCAAGTCCGGCGCAATCGGCGCACCGACTATGCCACGATCAATGGCGGCCTCGATCGCGCACTCGGCACCGCCAATACGCTGAACGTCACCGGCTTCTTCAATCGCGAAAAGATTCTCGACCACGGCGATAATCCCTACTTCGCCGGCTCCCTGCAGAATCGCTATCGCCTGTGGCAGTTCCTCGAAGACGAGGTGAAGTACACGGGTCTCGGCACGGCCGTCTTCACGCACCGGTTTCCCGAGCCGGGCCATACGCTCACGAGCACCGCGATCTACTCGTTCCACCGTGAAGATGAGAAGTACTTCTTCACCAACACGCTGCCGACCTTCGTGGGGAAGGATGCGTTCAAGCTGCTGTCCGACGAGCACATCACCGATCTCAACATCGACTACGTGAAGCCCCTGCGTCAGGGGCGCCTCGAGACCGGCTTCCGCGGACGCTACCGCTCCATTCCGGTGAACATGCGCTTCTTCCCCAGCGTGAACTCGCCGATCGACACGGGGGCGGGCGGCTGGGCGACGTATCGGGAGACCATTCCGGCGCTCTACGGCACCTATGTTTACGAGAGCGAACGCCTAGAGTTCGAGGGCGGCGTGCGGCTGGAAGACGTCCGCGTGAACTACGAGGTGAACCCCCAGCACAACACCTACCGGAGCGATGGCTACCGGTACATCCGCCCGTTTCCGACGCTGCGGGTGGCGCTCAAGCGCAGCGACCGCCATCGCCTGACGCTTGCGGCGAGCCAGCGTGTCGATCGGCCCAACGAGGTGGACATTCGCATCTTCCCGAAGTACGACGAGCCGGAACTCATCAAGGTGGGCAACCCGGCGTTGCAGCCGCAGTTCACCTCCACGGTGGACCTCGCGTATCGCCTGACGCGCGCGCGCAGCAGCCTGTCCCTCTCGGTGTTCGAGCGCGTGGTCGATGGTACGATCACCCGCATCGCGACACAGGTGCCGGGCAGCGTGCTGCTGTACAACGTGTTCCAGAACGGTGGGAACAGCCGCACCATCGGCACCGAGTTCTCGTGGCAACGCACGGTGTCGCCGCGCCTCACGCTGGGGGCCAATGCGACCGTCTACCAGCAGATCTTTGACGCCTTCACGGTCGTCAACCGGTACCCCGTGCCGAGTACGTACACGGCGTCGCGTCAGGCCCTGTCGTCGGGGGTGGCCAAGGGCAATGCGCAGTGGCAGGGCCCGTTCGGCTTTCAGTCGCAGATCGCCGCCGCCTACTACGCACCGGATCTGATTCCACAGGGGCGAATCGGCCGCCGCTTCGGCGTCGATATCGGCACCAAGAAGAGTGTGCGCGGCGGTCGCGGCGAATGGGTGCTCAATGCGACCGATCTGTTCGGCACCATGCCCGTCGAGCGAACGATCCGCGGCAACGGCTTCACCCTGACGAGCACGGACTATCTGGAGACGCAGGTCGTGCGCGCCGGCTACAGCTGGAAGTTCTGA
- a CDS encoding DUF1707 domain-containing protein: MTSPYAPVVITPAHRDRVVQLLSAAFANDRLSVEQLDERLAAVYRAQSQSELEWLLADPNDPNRSLAMDGVESRIAPAHIVPERGVAMAIMGGFERKGPWVVPRHLKITAVMGGGELDLREAKLSPGVTEIEIFSLMGGVEISVPAGVRVECVGMALMGGFSVHGGDLNDDPNAPVLRISGFCVMAGVEVRRKDRNKKGEKRYIQALERAEQYRALQPPRDEHTGRGPHPEYRP, encoded by the coding sequence ATGACGAGTCCCTACGCCCCGGTCGTGATCACACCAGCGCATCGCGACCGGGTGGTGCAGCTGCTGTCGGCCGCCTTTGCGAACGATCGGCTCTCCGTCGAGCAGCTCGACGAACGGCTGGCCGCGGTGTATCGCGCGCAGTCGCAGAGTGAGCTCGAGTGGCTGCTCGCCGATCCCAACGACCCCAACCGGTCGTTGGCGATGGACGGCGTTGAGTCACGCATCGCGCCGGCGCATATCGTGCCCGAACGCGGTGTGGCCATGGCCATCATGGGCGGCTTCGAGCGGAAGGGGCCGTGGGTGGTGCCGCGTCACCTCAAGATCACCGCCGTCATGGGCGGCGGCGAACTCGATCTCCGCGAGGCCAAGCTCAGCCCCGGCGTCACCGAGATCGAAATCTTCAGCCTCATGGGTGGCGTCGAGATCTCGGTGCCCGCTGGCGTGCGCGTGGAGTGCGTGGGCATGGCGCTGATGGGCGGCTTCAGCGTGCATGGCGGGGATCTGAACGACGATCCTAACGCGCCCGTCTTGCGCATCAGCGGCTTCTGCGTCATGGCGGGTGTGGAAGTCCGCCGCAAGGATCGCAACAAGAAAGGCGAGAAGCGCTACATCCAGGCGCTCGAACGCGCCGAGCAGTATCGCGCGCTGCAGCCGCCGCGCGATGAGCACACGGGCCGTGGGCCCCATCCCGAGTACCGCCCGTAG
- a CDS encoding amidase, with protein sequence METPLDFLAQAEAELAALDYDEQATGVDRRQFMFRSLVAAAASAFGAKAAGAQTPDHYLSAMAPVWSALQPPAQQAQTAVPLGNGEAPALQFMPYPHGTGALMEKLIAEKGALAFKRATFTVEPWVGAVPKNPEDLAFLPAHRIAALIKARKITSRQITDIYLDRLQKLNPQLNCVVTLMADSARAEADAMDKELAAGKYRGPLHGVPYGIKDLFATKGVPTSWGSADFKDTVYDYDAEIVTRLRAAGAVLLAKLATGLFAQNDWWYGGRTNNPWNLNIGSSGSSTGPGSATAAACVAFAIGTETQGSIVSPSIRNGISALRPTFGRVSRHGGMVLSWSQDRVGPMCRTAEDCAMVFNVLHGVDPKDSSTVTTPFRFDRAIKLASLRIGVDPQAPKELVEKLKELGLKPKEIGPRPTVAGMGAGGLNAEYAAAFDSYVQKKAKEFNLDLATAVVDRPPGPGSNGPFGNTPPARPKGIEEGQPNPMAPADWNPRFVGGRTIKAFDFINNQRRRLLLVQKWGEFMKDLDGFIGGPNADVAPNAQTGHPCAVLPYKFDVPNFGGGGPNASQSAPTYKPQPICGVITGNLYNDDIILSVAHQFQKATDFHARRPALS encoded by the coding sequence GTGGAGACTCCCCTCGATTTCCTGGCGCAAGCCGAAGCCGAACTGGCGGCCCTCGATTACGATGAACAGGCCACCGGTGTCGATCGGCGCCAGTTCATGTTCCGTTCGCTCGTCGCGGCCGCCGCGAGTGCATTCGGCGCGAAAGCAGCCGGTGCGCAAACGCCTGACCACTACCTGAGCGCCATGGCGCCGGTGTGGAGTGCGCTGCAGCCGCCTGCACAGCAGGCGCAGACCGCAGTGCCGCTCGGCAATGGCGAGGCACCCGCGCTGCAGTTCATGCCGTATCCGCACGGCACCGGGGCGCTGATGGAGAAGCTCATCGCCGAGAAGGGGGCGCTCGCGTTCAAGCGCGCCACATTTACGGTGGAGCCGTGGGTGGGCGCCGTGCCCAAGAATCCGGAGGATCTCGCGTTCCTCCCCGCACATCGCATCGCCGCGCTGATCAAGGCGCGCAAGATCACCTCGCGGCAGATCACCGACATCTACCTCGATCGCCTGCAGAAGCTCAATCCGCAGCTCAACTGCGTGGTGACCCTCATGGCCGACTCGGCGCGCGCCGAGGCCGATGCCATGGACAAGGAACTGGCCGCCGGCAAGTATCGTGGCCCGCTGCACGGCGTGCCGTACGGCATCAAGGATCTCTTCGCGACGAAGGGCGTGCCCACCTCATGGGGCTCGGCGGATTTCAAGGATACCGTCTACGACTACGACGCCGAGATCGTGACGCGCCTCCGTGCCGCCGGCGCCGTGCTGCTCGCCAAGCTGGCCACCGGTCTCTTCGCGCAGAACGACTGGTGGTACGGCGGCCGTACGAACAATCCGTGGAACCTGAATATCGGATCGAGCGGCAGTTCGACGGGTCCGGGCTCCGCCACCGCCGCGGCCTGCGTGGCGTTCGCCATCGGCACCGAAACGCAGGGCTCTATCGTGTCGCCCAGCATTCGCAATGGCATCAGCGCCCTGCGCCCCACCTTTGGGCGTGTGAGCCGCCACGGCGGCATGGTGTTGAGCTGGTCGCAGGATCGCGTCGGCCCCATGTGCCGCACCGCCGAAGACTGTGCGATGGTTTTCAACGTGCTGCACGGCGTGGATCCCAAGGATTCGAGCACCGTCACCACGCCGTTCCGCTTCGATCGCGCCATCAAGCTGGCGTCGCTGCGCATTGGGGTGGACCCGCAGGCGCCCAAGGAGCTCGTGGAGAAGCTCAAGGAGCTCGGCCTCAAGCCCAAGGAGATCGGCCCGCGCCCCACGGTGGCGGGGATGGGTGCGGGTGGCCTCAACGCCGAGTACGCGGCGGCGTTCGACAGCTACGTGCAGAAGAAGGCCAAGGAGTTCAATCTCGATCTCGCTACGGCGGTGGTCGATCGTCCGCCCGGCCCGGGTTCGAACGGACCGTTCGGCAATACGCCGCCGGCGCGCCCCAAGGGCATCGAGGAAGGCCAGCCCAACCCCATGGCGCCGGCCGACTGGAACCCCCGCTTCGTGGGTGGCCGCACGATCAAGGCCTTCGACTTCATCAACAACCAGCGCCGCCGTCTGCTGCTCGTGCAGAAGTGGGGCGAGTTCATGAAGGATCTCGACGGCTTCATCGGAGGCCCCAACGCCGATGTGGCGCCCAACGCGCAGACGGGGCATCCGTGCGCGGTGCTGCCGTACAAGTTCGATGTTCCGAACTTTGGCGGTGGCGGCCCGAACGCATCGCAGTCGGCCCCGACGTACAAGCCGCAGCCCATCTGCGGCGTCATCACCGGCAACCTGTACAACGACGACATCATCCTGTCGGTGGCCCATCAGTTCCAGAAGGCCACCGACTTCCATGCGCGTCGTCCAGCCCTCAGCTAA
- a CDS encoding energy transducer TonB, which produces MRRFRLHLVESAPRPWRPLLLKETLGVGTMVFALSCTVAVQAWKPEWVRMPTEELQIARFLAPITKRTAPPPREEKVEFVGIGGLQASSSLTVTADGDARRPTSVNSSQAKGAETIVQEAADGEPLKAYTEVEVDSVAIPDPNGEAPIYPPTLLKLGIEGAVLASFVVDSTGRADVTTFHLLQDADPEFVSAVKTALARMRYRPAMFGGKRVNQLAEQRFSFKISPKPPAPPTGV; this is translated from the coding sequence ATGCGCCGCTTCCGTCTGCATCTGGTCGAGTCTGCGCCGCGTCCCTGGCGCCCCCTCCTGCTCAAGGAGACGCTGGGCGTCGGCACCATGGTGTTCGCCCTGAGCTGCACCGTGGCGGTGCAGGCGTGGAAGCCGGAATGGGTGCGCATGCCCACCGAGGAGCTGCAGATCGCCCGCTTCCTCGCGCCCATCACCAAGCGCACCGCGCCCCCGCCGCGCGAGGAGAAGGTGGAGTTCGTGGGGATCGGCGGGCTCCAGGCCAGTTCGTCGCTCACCGTCACCGCCGATGGCGACGCCCGGCGCCCCACCTCCGTGAACTCCAGTCAGGCCAAGGGCGCCGAGACGATTGTGCAGGAGGCCGCCGACGGCGAACCGCTCAAGGCCTACACCGAGGTCGAGGTGGATTCTGTGGCCATCCCCGATCCCAACGGTGAAGCGCCCATCTATCCGCCCACGCTGCTCAAGCTCGGGATCGAGGGCGCGGTGCTCGCCAGTTTTGTGGTGGACAGTACGGGTCGTGCCGATGTGACCACGTTTCATCTGCTGCAGGATGCCGACCCGGAGTTCGTGTCGGCGGTGAAGACGGCCCTGGCCCGCATGCGCTATCGCCCCGCGATGTTCGGCGGAAAGCGGGTGAATCAACTCGCCGAGCAGCGCTTTTCGTTCAAGATCAGCCCCAAGCCTCCGGCGCCGCCCACCGGCGTCTGA
- a CDS encoding carboxypeptidase regulatory-like domain-containing protein produces MSRPVRLVPRLLTALALLPVGAAGLAAQTVRGSVQDAAKRPVVGVVVALLDSTNTVVARALSDERGDFRVVAQRAGTMRLRAQRIGFQATVTEPFALGAGATVTPTVTLEGAQVQLATVRVVASNRCGRADASDAALLEVWEQAQTSLAASLLTTGTRGLTTSIMNVQRVLDPGGKLLDQQLGMRSGNMTAPWATFPIDTLRKRGYVWIDKDDALTYNAPGIDGFVAPQFLDDHCFRLVASKDTSEIGVAFEPAPQRAKASEIRGTFWVQRASAQLQRAEFSFTMPQGVPTPPVPGGGTMRFARLPNGAVIIETWELRMPLTSREQFGGTKTRVDQLQSTGGMVVAIRRGADTLFKRPLVTVSGVVRDSVSGKPLAGASVSLSGTTNRTRSGADGTFQLTDVLPGQYTLAVATPALEAMRASAGSTVVVRDSLAPLVVKVPTEAQIAQTLCGASFSLNKGTGAIVGAVTRTGSTEGLADIPVAADWTELSATSMAALTQGQGKRLQTRTDASGGYRLCGVPVEAALTVRAFPKTGRSQVQSARLGPAQRFATVPIAVDVTLAAASTFRGVVVADSTGTPIAGADVSVSGSDRTARTDDKGAFRIDEVTAGAHEIVVRKLGFSPLNTTLTFAANDEEERRIVLNKLTVLDSVEIIASKPPLRMVEFEENRKVGLGWFLDRTQLERMDGQVVRSALINARNMVFAGGRYPISTHVQMLVKEKDDGSCGPPNALTPRLAEKGGGMICACFPVVFMDGTVRTGGVPSEPFDLNSVAVHQLEAVEWYPSPAVIPAQFQRSGSQCGVLVLHTRMDPGTKKKPGTTP; encoded by the coding sequence ATGTCCCGTCCTGTTCGTCTCGTGCCGCGCCTGCTCACGGCGCTGGCGCTCCTTCCCGTTGGTGCGGCCGGGCTGGCGGCCCAGACCGTGCGCGGATCGGTGCAGGATGCCGCCAAGCGGCCGGTTGTCGGTGTCGTGGTCGCACTGCTCGACAGCACCAACACCGTGGTCGCGCGCGCACTGAGCGATGAGCGCGGCGACTTCCGGGTGGTCGCGCAGCGCGCGGGCACCATGCGGCTCCGCGCCCAGCGCATCGGCTTTCAGGCCACAGTCACCGAGCCCTTCGCCCTGGGCGCGGGGGCCACCGTCACCCCCACGGTGACGCTCGAGGGGGCGCAGGTGCAGCTGGCCACCGTGCGCGTCGTGGCCTCGAACCGTTGTGGGCGCGCCGATGCGAGCGACGCCGCGCTGCTCGAGGTGTGGGAGCAGGCGCAGACCAGTCTGGCGGCGTCGCTGCTCACCACCGGCACCCGCGGCCTGACGACCAGCATCATGAACGTGCAGCGCGTGCTCGATCCGGGCGGCAAGCTGCTCGATCAGCAGCTGGGCATGCGCTCCGGCAACATGACCGCGCCGTGGGCCACTTTCCCCATCGATACGCTGCGCAAGCGCGGCTACGTGTGGATCGACAAGGACGACGCGCTCACCTACAACGCGCCGGGCATCGACGGCTTCGTGGCGCCCCAGTTCCTCGACGATCACTGCTTCCGGCTCGTCGCCTCGAAAGACACCAGCGAGATTGGCGTGGCCTTCGAGCCGGCGCCACAGCGCGCCAAGGCCTCCGAGATTCGCGGCACCTTCTGGGTGCAGCGCGCCAGCGCCCAACTGCAACGCGCGGAGTTCAGCTTCACCATGCCGCAGGGCGTGCCCACGCCACCTGTGCCGGGGGGCGGCACCATGCGGTTCGCGCGCCTCCCGAACGGCGCGGTGATCATCGAAACGTGGGAGCTGCGCATGCCGCTCACCTCCCGCGAACAGTTCGGCGGTACCAAGACGCGCGTCGATCAGCTGCAGAGCACCGGCGGTATGGTGGTGGCCATTCGCCGAGGCGCCGACACGCTCTTCAAGCGGCCGCTCGTGACGGTAAGCGGTGTCGTGCGCGACAGCGTCAGTGGCAAACCCCTCGCCGGGGCCTCGGTGTCCCTGTCGGGGACCACGAACCGCACCCGCTCCGGCGCCGACGGCACGTTCCAGCTCACCGACGTGCTCCCCGGGCAGTACACGCTTGCCGTGGCCACGCCCGCCCTCGAAGCGATGCGCGCCTCGGCCGGGAGCACCGTGGTGGTACGCGATTCGCTCGCCCCCCTCGTGGTGAAGGTGCCCACCGAAGCGCAGATCGCGCAGACGCTGTGCGGTGCCAGTTTCTCCCTGAACAAGGGCACCGGGGCCATCGTGGGGGCCGTGACGCGCACGGGGAGCACCGAAGGCCTCGCCGACATTCCCGTGGCGGCCGATTGGACCGAGTTGAGCGCCACCAGCATGGCCGCGCTCACGCAGGGGCAGGGGAAGCGCCTCCAGACCCGGACCGACGCCTCCGGCGGCTATCGGCTCTGTGGCGTGCCGGTAGAGGCGGCGCTCACCGTACGCGCCTTCCCCAAGACGGGGCGCTCGCAGGTGCAGTCGGCGCGTCTCGGGCCCGCGCAGCGCTTTGCGACGGTACCGATCGCCGTGGATGTCACCCTCGCGGCCGCCTCGACCTTCCGCGGCGTCGTCGTGGCCGACTCGACGGGCACCCCCATTGCCGGCGCCGATGTCAGCGTGAGCGGCAGTGATCGTACGGCGCGCACCGACGACAAGGGCGCCTTCCGCATCGACGAAGTGACCGCCGGCGCGCATGAGATTGTTGTCCGGAAGCTGGGCTTCTCGCCCCTCAACACGACCCTCACCTTCGCCGCCAACGATGAAGAAGAGCGGCGCATCGTGCTCAACAAGCTCACCGTGCTCGACTCGGTGGAGATCATTGCCAGCAAGCCACCGCTCCGCATGGTCGAGTTCGAGGAGAACCGTAAAGTCGGGCTCGGGTGGTTCCTCGACCGGACCCAGCTGGAGCGGATGGACGGGCAGGTGGTGCGGAGCGCCCTGATCAACGCCCGCAACATGGTGTTTGCCGGCGGGCGCTACCCGATCTCGACGCACGTGCAAATGCTCGTGAAGGAAAAGGACGACGGCAGCTGCGGCCCGCCGAATGCGTTGACGCCGCGACTGGCCGAGAAGGGCGGGGGGATGATCTGTGCCTGTTTCCCGGTGGTCTTCATGGACGGCACGGTACGCACTGGAGGCGTCCCGAGTGAGCCCTTCGACCTCAACTCCGTCGCCGTGCATCAGCTCGAAGCGGTCGAGTGGTACCCATCGCCGGCGGTCATTCCGGCGCAGTTTCAGCGCAGCGGCTCCCAGTGCGGAGTGCTGGTCCTCCACACCCGCATGGATCCGGGCACCAAGAAGAAACCCGGCACCACTCCCTGA